From Nicotiana tabacum cultivar K326 chromosome 22, ASM71507v2, whole genome shotgun sequence, one genomic window encodes:
- the LOC142176392 gene encoding premnaspirodiene oxygenase-like, with translation MRGVKSRLLKLHQKVDAALENIINEHIMNRALGSKGNSEFGGEDLVDDLLRIKETGELQFPITNDHTKAVISDMFVAGIETSAAVITCALSELMRNPNIMAKAQSEVRQVFKGKTSFDEKDLDKLSYLKLVIKETLRLHPPSPFLPRQCTKQTYVDGYKIPPKTRVLINSWALGRDPKSWQDPESFIPERFEKSSIDFMGNHFQFIPFGAGKRICPGMQFGLANVKHPLARLLYHFNWALPYGISPEDLIEKDGLSAAKQKDLCLIAIDYRIDEFF, from the exons ATGAGGGGGGTGAAATCGAGATTGTTAAAGCTGCATCAGAAGGTTGATGCAGCTCTGGAGAACATCATTAATGAGCATATTATGAATAGAGCACTTGGAAGTAAGGGAAATAGTGAGTTTGGAGGTGAAGATTTGGTTGATGATCTCCTAAGAATTAAGGAAACTGGCGAACTTCAATTTCCAATCACAAATGATCACACAAAAGCAGTAATCTCT GACATGTTTGTTGCTGGAATAGAAACTTCAGCTGCCGTTATTACTTGTGCATTATCGGAATTGATGAGGAACCCAAATATTATGGCCAAGGCACAAAGTGAAGTGAGACAAGTCTTCAAAGGAAAGACAAGTTTTGATGAAAAAGATCTTGATAAATTGTCATACCTAAAGTTAGTTATTAAAGAAACGTTAAGGCTACATCCTCCAAGTCCTTTTCTGCCCAGGCAATGTACGAAACAAACATATGTTGATGGATATAAAATACCTCCCAAGACCAGAGTACTAATCAATTCATGGGCACTTGGAAGAGATCCAAAAAGTTGGCAGGACCCTGAGAGTTTTATACCAGAGAGATTTGAAAAATCTTCTATTGACTTTATGGGAAATCACTTTCAGTTTATTCCATTTGGTGCAGGAAAAAGGATTTGTCCAGGAATGCAATTTGGTTTAGCTAATGTTAAACATCCTTTGGCTCGGCTCCTCTACCACTTTAATTGGGCACTTCCATATGGAATTAGTCCAGAAGATCTAATTGAAAAGGATGGATTAAGTGCAGCGAAACAAAAAGATCTGTGCTTAATTGCCATAGATTACAGAATCGATGAATTTTTTTGA